From Sulfuracidifex tepidarius, one genomic window encodes:
- a CDS encoding sterol desaturase family protein, with protein sequence MFIETLELISLGVATFFGMELIARLMHKYLMHGILWFVHEDHHKRVQRELEKNDAFGILFAGISIFLILKWITTGNPFFLSIALGMTGYGVAYAFVHDMIIHDRHLHLRSWGLRHQPFRELILVHDVHHKEGKGNWGFLLVIKGIDKIPEEARQKA encoded by the coding sequence ATGTTCATTGAAACTTTAGAATTGATCTCGCTTGGAGTTGCTACTTTCTTCGGCATGGAGTTGATAGCTAGGCTTATGCACAAGTACCTAATGCACGGGATTCTATGGTTCGTCCACGAGGACCATCACAAGAGGGTTCAGAGGGAACTAGAGAAGAACGACGCCTTCGGGATATTATTTGCAGGGATCTCCATTTTCCTCATATTGAAGTGGATAACCACGGGTAACCCGTTCTTCCTCTCCATCGCTTTAGGGATGACAGGTTACGGGGTTGCGTACGCGTTCGTCCACGACATGATAATCCACGACCGTCACCTCCACTTACGTTCTTGGGGGCTCAGACACCAACCGTTCAGGGAGCTCATACTGGTTCACGATGTACATCACAAGGAAGGTAAGGGGAACTGGGGCTTCCTCTTAGTGATAAAGGGGATAGATAAGATACCTGAGGAGGCGAGGCAGAAGGCATGA
- a CDS encoding MFS transporter, with the protein MNRGIVLAILSIGTLMAAVDTTIVLLALPSMTISLHTDLYHTIWVLLVYLLVLSVLSTQSGRIGDIVGRSKVYNLGFVIFTLSSLMCGLSSDVYELIAFRFTQAIGGAFLTANSYAIIADYFPPNERGRAYGITSVGWNVGALVGIVLGGVLTTFLGWQYIFFINVPIGAVAVVLGVKNLKDVNTHKSSLDISGTVLLGTSLTLISVGSILIASNGVTMPEVAAILLGIAFLPAFIYNEMKVKNPVINVSLFKEKLLSFSLAASFLQGIGGLSITFLLIMYLQGVRGLSPLDSSLLLTPGYVVASVLAPFMGRFADKGKPGAVAGVGLLFIFASLMIYYFALTPTTPFPEILGITVITGIGSSMFWPSNAAAVMFNAPKQYYGSVSGVSRTLGSIGTALSYVLSITVATLAIPRYVAFEIFLGTNVLDGSVDSTFVNGLHFAFLVSAVIILAASIFSVMGGGTKKETRKNEITVKDRE; encoded by the coding sequence ATGAATAGAGGTATAGTTCTTGCCATTCTTTCAATAGGTACTTTGATGGCAGCAGTGGACACCACAATAGTTCTCTTGGCTTTGCCCTCAATGACGATTTCCCTGCATACGGATCTGTACCACACTATCTGGGTCTTACTGGTATACCTCCTAGTTCTGTCAGTACTCTCTACTCAGTCAGGTAGGATAGGTGACATAGTGGGGAGGTCAAAGGTGTACAACTTGGGATTCGTGATCTTCACGTTATCGTCGCTGATGTGTGGTCTCTCAAGTGACGTTTATGAGCTGATAGCCTTCAGGTTCACACAAGCTATAGGAGGTGCTTTCCTCACGGCGAACAGCTATGCAATCATAGCCGATTATTTCCCGCCTAACGAGAGGGGAAGGGCTTACGGTATAACCTCAGTAGGTTGGAACGTCGGTGCGCTCGTAGGGATAGTCCTAGGAGGTGTCCTCACCACTTTCCTAGGTTGGCAGTACATATTCTTCATAAACGTCCCTATAGGAGCTGTGGCTGTGGTCTTAGGGGTCAAGAACCTCAAGGACGTTAATACGCATAAGTCTTCACTCGACATTTCAGGGACTGTCCTCCTGGGAACCTCACTCACTCTCATCTCTGTTGGCTCTATACTGATAGCCAGCAACGGCGTTACCATGCCTGAAGTCGCTGCTATCCTTCTTGGAATAGCTTTTCTACCGGCGTTCATCTATAACGAAATGAAGGTTAAGAACCCCGTGATAAACGTCAGCTTGTTCAAAGAGAAGTTGTTGTCCTTCTCTTTGGCAGCGAGCTTTTTGCAGGGGATAGGGGGTCTGTCAATTACTTTCCTCCTCATAATGTACCTTCAAGGCGTCAGGGGACTGTCTCCTCTCGATTCGTCGCTTCTCCTCACTCCCGGCTACGTCGTAGCGAGCGTCCTAGCTCCCTTCATGGGCAGGTTCGCAGATAAGGGCAAGCCAGGGGCTGTGGCAGGAGTTGGGCTACTCTTCATCTTCGCGTCCCTCATGATATACTACTTTGCCCTCACTCCTACGACTCCCTTCCCAGAGATTTTAGGCATTACAGTGATCACTGGGATAGGTTCTTCCATGTTTTGGCCTTCGAATGCAGCTGCGGTCATGTTCAATGCACCCAAGCAATACTACGGGTCAGTATCAGGAGTTTCCAGGACTCTAGGGAGCATAGGTACCGCCTTGAGCTACGTGTTGAGCATAACAGTAGCTACTCTGGCTATCCCGAGATACGTTGCCTTCGAGATATTTCTGGGTACTAACGTTCTAGACGGTAGTGTGGACTCCACATTCGTCAACGGACTCCATTTCGCTTTCCTGGTTTCCGCTGTGATAATCCTGGCAGCTTCCATCTTCTCTGTCATGGGAGGTGGGACAAAGAAGGAGACCAGGAAAAATGAGATCACAGTTAAGGACAGGGAATGA
- a CDS encoding DUF929 domain-containing protein → MISLKGREKFLILLTLTALIAAAVVPEFLAAYNSDPSGTSSTTYPATSVPVANNQVPPMYATVPSGKFFYASSEDFAPPGQVDVYLVGWLGCHVALSDGWPLYVIMSGFGQLNYTFGTSNPYRPFPNTTGLIFTGYQPYEPDEPVHFYYIYLYNKWMNETADCQPIPEGDLIPVGANETSHFLPTPLYQLVMHYQLDAVFNGTHEPLAILKTHIVTVLIITGPNGTYMAYGPLYNILPLKEANGQYVMEHLYDQKMFSNIWDGVNVIEQTIREAAGTSVNITFSS, encoded by the coding sequence ATGATATCTTTGAAAGGAAGGGAGAAGTTTTTAATACTCCTTACCTTGACAGCCTTAATTGCTGCAGCTGTAGTTCCCGAGTTTTTAGCAGCTTACAACTCAGACCCCTCGGGAACTTCAAGCACAACTTACCCAGCAACGTCTGTTCCGGTAGCTAACAACCAAGTGCCTCCTATGTACGCTACAGTGCCATCAGGCAAGTTCTTCTATGCTTCGTCGGAGGACTTCGCCCCGCCGGGACAAGTAGACGTCTACTTAGTCGGGTGGTTAGGTTGCCACGTAGCGCTCTCCGACGGTTGGCCTCTTTACGTAATCATGTCTGGGTTCGGACAGCTCAACTACACTTTCGGAACATCAAACCCGTACAGACCTTTCCCTAACACTACTGGACTCATATTCACTGGTTACCAGCCCTATGAGCCTGACGAACCAGTTCACTTCTATTACATATATCTGTACAACAAGTGGATGAACGAGACTGCAGATTGCCAACCTATACCTGAAGGAGACTTAATCCCAGTAGGAGCCAATGAGACTTCACACTTCCTTCCAACTCCCCTTTATCAGCTAGTCATGCATTACCAGCTTGACGCAGTATTCAACGGTACACATGAGCCCTTAGCAATCCTGAAGACCCACATCGTCACAGTCCTCATAATCACTGGGCCTAACGGAACTTACATGGCATACGGACCACTCTACAACATACTTCCTCTCAAGGAAGCTAATGGACAATACGTGATGGAACACTTATACGATCAAAAAATGTTCTCAAATATATGGGACGGAGTTAACGTTATAGAGCAGACCATAAGGGAAGCTGCAGGGACGTCTGTTAATATAACTTTCAGCTCCTAA
- a CDS encoding AAA family ATPase: MKTKFLKVEKENSPLYGRAHVEINVNTFDKETSIKFLEKGFEEHGINFRKGEEVYEGLGGSPGWLTYYGYLYIKKGDGQAMENTRMYASKLLSKELCDFLVEGGRLGSKERYLRVLETCKSGCSWKDIKNALEALEGRKVNDGTVHIILQNLLDYSFLVLEGKGKYFLADPLIKEVNDVKCSGL; encoded by the coding sequence GTGAAGACTAAATTCCTGAAGGTAGAAAAAGAGAATTCTCCTCTTTATGGTAGGGCACATGTAGAGATCAACGTTAATACTTTCGATAAGGAAACGTCAATCAAGTTCCTTGAAAAGGGATTCGAGGAACACGGAATAAATTTCAGGAAAGGCGAGGAGGTTTATGAAGGGCTGGGAGGCAGTCCTGGCTGGCTAACTTACTACGGATACTTATACATCAAGAAAGGGGACGGACAAGCAATGGAGAACACTAGGATGTATGCTAGTAAATTGTTATCTAAAGAGCTATGCGACTTTCTGGTTGAGGGAGGAAGGTTGGGATCCAAGGAAAGGTATCTCAGAGTATTGGAGACTTGTAAGTCAGGATGTTCATGGAAGGACATCAAGAACGCTCTTGAGGCACTTGAGGGTAGGAAAGTAAACGACGGTACAGTTCACATTATACTTCAGAATCTGCTGGATTACTCTTTCCTCGTTTTGGAGGGAAAAGGTAAGTACTTCCTCGCAGACCCCCTTATCAAAGAGGTGAATGATGTGAAGTGCTCAGGTCTGTAA
- a CDS encoding phytoene desaturase family protein, whose amino-acid sequence MKAVVVGAGIGGLSTALYLQKKGLQVTVLEKLDRPGGRARGFSHGEFSFDMGPSWYLMPEVFERFYREVGEELPRVKEVDPLFSLYTGKLNLDEKHGDFRKDSFPLSGEVKKYMDDTRFMYDLAMERFLFKEMKFSDFLDPMILRNLGRFPIFSSLDSFNRKYFTDDFSLKSMGFSSVFLGGSPFNTPAVYAMVNYAIFGKGVYYPEGGFAGMVQRLYDLCKRAGVEFKFNHEVSKVDVDESVVAVRSGDEREEGDVFIFNMDYHYADTLLPFEYTMRGESFWERKKLSPSAILAYLGVEGEVKAPHHTIVINGNWKVHFDSISQGKEPDPQNMSYYVSYRKATDDSLKGDDLVFLIPVSPGLLFPQYQNFVDLVVKDFMVKTGSKFQVKFQRVYRSINFEEDYNSYKGTAFGISHTLDQTGPFRLPMRNRKIPNLFYVGQYTQPGIGVPMVTISSMIVGEKVLNSLKK is encoded by the coding sequence ATGAAGGCTGTAGTAGTGGGAGCCGGAATAGGCGGGCTATCTACAGCTCTGTACCTCCAGAAGAAAGGTTTACAAGTAACCGTACTAGAGAAACTGGACCGGCCCGGAGGGAGGGCTAGGGGGTTCTCTCACGGGGAGTTCTCCTTCGACATGGGGCCTTCGTGGTACCTCATGCCGGAAGTGTTCGAGAGGTTTTACCGAGAGGTTGGAGAGGAACTTCCAAGAGTTAAGGAAGTAGACCCCCTTTTTTCCCTCTACACCGGAAAGTTAAACTTGGACGAAAAGCACGGGGACTTCAGGAAGGACTCCTTCCCCCTCTCCGGGGAAGTCAAGAAGTACATGGATGACACCAGGTTCATGTACGACTTAGCCATGGAGAGGTTCCTCTTCAAGGAAATGAAGTTCTCAGACTTCCTGGACCCCATGATCCTGAGGAACTTGGGTAGGTTCCCGATCTTTTCAAGTTTGGACTCTTTCAATAGGAAATACTTCACTGATGATTTTTCACTGAAGTCCATGGGGTTCTCCTCGGTCTTCCTTGGAGGTTCCCCTTTCAATACCCCTGCAGTTTACGCCATGGTGAACTACGCAATCTTCGGGAAAGGAGTATATTACCCTGAAGGCGGTTTCGCAGGCATGGTACAGAGGTTATACGACTTATGCAAGAGGGCGGGAGTTGAGTTCAAGTTCAACCACGAGGTGAGCAAAGTTGACGTCGACGAGAGTGTAGTTGCGGTCAGGTCAGGGGACGAGAGAGAGGAAGGGGACGTCTTCATATTCAACATGGACTACCACTACGCCGATACCCTCTTACCTTTCGAGTACACAATGAGGGGGGAGTCCTTCTGGGAGCGTAAGAAACTCTCACCCTCAGCAATCTTGGCTTACCTAGGTGTGGAGGGCGAAGTGAAGGCTCCTCATCACACGATAGTGATAAACGGAAACTGGAAGGTACATTTCGACTCCATATCACAAGGTAAAGAACCAGACCCACAGAACATGTCGTACTACGTGAGCTATAGGAAGGCAACTGACGATTCACTTAAAGGAGACGACCTAGTATTCTTGATCCCGGTCTCTCCTGGGCTCCTGTTTCCTCAATACCAGAACTTCGTTGACCTGGTGGTCAAGGACTTCATGGTCAAGACGGGGAGCAAGTTCCAAGTTAAGTTCCAGAGAGTCTACCGGTCTATAAACTTCGAGGAAGACTACAACTCTTACAAAGGGACAGCTTTCGGTATATCCCATACGTTAGACCAGACCGGTCCGTTCCGTTTACCCATGAGGAACAGAAAGATACCTAACCTTTTCTACGTAGGCCAATACACTCAACCCGGGATAGGAGTACCGATGGTGACTATCTCGTCCATGATAGTCGGGGAGAAGGTACTAAACTCCTTAAAGAAGTAA
- a CDS encoding ATP-binding protein gives MRRFENREYIVYKDFLGVLEREVNSITKKSKGVLDYFKAVKGVSVAGMSLSFSRGKERTEFSDVLSSLNDWANENGRNVTVVIDEAQELMKLKGYDILPSIAYAFDNLRKVNFIITGS, from the coding sequence ATGAGAAGGTTTGAAAATAGGGAATACATAGTATACAAGGACTTTCTAGGCGTGTTAGAAAGGGAAGTAAACTCCATAACTAAAAAATCGAAAGGAGTTTTAGATTATTTCAAAGCTGTAAAGGGAGTGAGCGTAGCGGGAATGTCATTAAGCTTCAGCCGGGGAAAGGAAAGGACAGAGTTCTCAGACGTGCTTTCCTCGTTAAACGACTGGGCTAATGAAAACGGTAGGAATGTGACTGTGGTCATAGATGAGGCGCAAGAGTTGATGAAACTAAAAGGGTACGATATCCTCCCGTCCATAGCTTACGCTTTCGATAACCTGAGGAAAGTGAACTTCATTATAACGGGATCCTAG
- a CDS encoding lycopene cyclase domain-containing protein, whose translation MIFFPTLAISLLFHVRRMYKSLVFSMVMVAPLYLVWDFLATWKDSWSFNPHWVLGVYVVDLPVEEVLFFFVTPFATLLIYDFVMCKFKEREINFITRRKVTISALVLLFLDVLFTGYSYTFVDLIYVSASLLLSNVLDPDMLRSTNYWLFVALTYIPFLVFDYFLTSLPVVIYGPHSILGIRIVTIPIEDALYSFSMMNFYTLFYRQGRKVWSLIG comes from the coding sequence ATGATATTCTTCCCCACCTTGGCGATATCACTCCTCTTTCACGTAAGGAGGATGTATAAGTCCTTAGTATTCTCAATGGTGATGGTAGCTCCCCTATACTTGGTGTGGGACTTCTTGGCTACGTGGAAGGACTCTTGGAGCTTCAACCCACACTGGGTGTTAGGGGTCTACGTCGTAGACCTACCGGTGGAAGAGGTACTCTTCTTCTTTGTCACACCTTTCGCGACCCTCCTCATCTACGACTTCGTGATGTGTAAGTTCAAGGAAAGGGAAATCAATTTCATCACCAGGAGGAAAGTGACTATCTCTGCACTTGTGTTGCTGTTCTTAGACGTCCTATTCACGGGGTACTCTTACACCTTCGTAGACCTAATATACGTCTCGGCGTCGTTGCTCCTGTCCAACGTTTTAGACCCGGACATGTTAAGGTCGACGAACTACTGGCTATTCGTAGCGTTAACGTATATACCGTTCCTCGTTTTCGACTACTTTCTAACGTCACTCCCTGTGGTCATTTACGGCCCTCACTCTATACTTGGTATAAGGATAGTCACGATCCCCATTGAGGACGCTTTATACTCCTTTTCGATGATGAACTTTTACACTCTATTCTATAGACAAGGTAGGAAAGTATGGAGCTTGATAGGTTAG
- a CDS encoding phytoene/squalene synthase family protein, whose amino-acid sequence MKDQLNAIFRRGSVTYYNSTFLFPKQIRRDVTKLYAFVRVFDDLVDSVPQKAEEFYEMRRKFELALKGEDVEDVVLSNFVELMGRKKLEKGWVDSFLNSMESDLHKKVYYTLDETLGYMWGSAEVVGLMMMKILNLKEEATYNARMLGRAMQYLNFIRDVKEDIEMGRQYLPVKEMQEFGVKSLSECTDNFKDFLRYQLKRYMYFQREAEKGYRMIPAKYLIAIKTAGDMYKWTAMKIWMDPCIVNREKVKPRKRRVLARGLYNFLGVPIWNLVSSYRI is encoded by the coding sequence ATGAAAGACCAACTTAACGCCATTTTCAGGAGAGGTAGTGTAACTTACTATAACAGCACTTTCCTTTTCCCTAAGCAGATAAGGAGGGACGTGACCAAGCTTTACGCGTTTGTGAGGGTCTTCGACGACTTAGTGGACAGTGTACCTCAGAAGGCAGAGGAGTTCTACGAGATGAGGAGGAAGTTCGAGCTAGCCCTGAAAGGAGAGGACGTGGAAGACGTAGTCCTCTCCAATTTCGTTGAGCTAATGGGAAGGAAGAAGCTCGAGAAGGGATGGGTAGACTCCTTCCTGAACTCCATGGAGAGCGACCTCCACAAGAAGGTCTACTATACCCTTGACGAAACTTTAGGGTACATGTGGGGGTCTGCTGAAGTGGTGGGGCTGATGATGATGAAGATACTTAACTTAAAGGAGGAGGCGACCTACAACGCCAGGATGCTTGGGAGGGCCATGCAGTACCTTAACTTCATCAGGGATGTTAAGGAAGATATTGAAATGGGTAGACAGTACTTACCGGTCAAGGAAATGCAGGAGTTCGGGGTCAAGTCGTTAAGCGAATGTACAGATAACTTCAAGGATTTCCTGAGGTACCAGTTGAAGAGGTACATGTACTTCCAGAGGGAGGCGGAGAAAGGGTATAGGATGATACCTGCGAAGTATTTAATAGCGATCAAGACCGCAGGTGATATGTACAAGTGGACTGCAATGAAAATATGGATGGATCCATGCATCGTGAACAGGGAGAAGGTCAAGCCGAGAAAGAGGAGAGTCCTAGCTAGAGGCCTCTACAACTTCCTGGGTGTACCGATTTGGAATTTAGTTTCTTCCTACCGCATTTAG
- a CDS encoding APC family permease codes for MGEKSVFTRESSGLIKDVNGLDAVMLNLGNMSAGVALFTSISPYIPQGGVIWIAAIIGLFLTLPQAYIYSYLSRKIARTGGDYIWISRTFNGLLGTTMAFALMIESTAYFALIAFFFSQTVGSFLSTVGLMDGIPSLVSLSNTLSSPLISYLLGALIFGIAIGFNIAKAKWGYTLVTISGIIAMIATVIAMAILASNIGDFHTAISKFISVEGITPPSNYKATVSPFSLVATIGILPIIAIFTYPWMQATPAVAAEVKKEKFLKYGVYVPLLVTGLLVTLGFLLMYEAGGYYFTNYEFINNGFTYTFWTVAMGLTNNLPLQAVLGIGLIMWEFSILAYGVIVFARYIFAMAFDRVFPEIFTRLNRGGSPVYTHVFDLALTLGLLVFPVVSISGATSLYGAIVIGMIYFMVVSIAAFLISMREKIYTLLLASVMEVAYFAFLTYEAVTNPTFSFINANGSPNPVTLTFVVLAFVIGAVIYLASKFYNKKKGVDIDMAYKEIPPE; via the coding sequence ATGGGAGAAAAGTCAGTTTTCACTCGTGAGTCCTCTGGTCTGATAAAGGACGTAAATGGTTTGGACGCTGTAATGTTGAACTTGGGTAACATGTCAGCCGGTGTCGCGCTATTCACTAGCATAAGCCCTTACATACCTCAGGGCGGTGTGATATGGATCGCTGCCATCATCGGTCTTTTCCTTACCCTTCCACAAGCTTATATTTACAGCTACTTGAGCAGGAAGATTGCAAGGACAGGAGGTGACTACATATGGATTTCCAGAACCTTCAATGGGTTACTTGGTACGACCATGGCATTTGCGCTGATGATAGAGTCTACAGCGTATTTCGCTCTGATCGCCTTTTTCTTCTCACAGACTGTAGGTTCATTCCTGAGTACAGTGGGACTCATGGACGGTATACCTTCCCTTGTGTCACTGTCGAACACTTTATCGTCTCCTTTAATCTCGTACTTGCTTGGTGCGCTCATCTTCGGTATTGCCATAGGCTTCAACATAGCAAAGGCAAAGTGGGGTTACACTCTAGTGACGATCAGCGGAATAATAGCAATGATAGCCACTGTAATAGCTATGGCGATTCTAGCTTCTAACATCGGTGATTTCCACACTGCAATATCTAAGTTCATCTCCGTGGAGGGGATAACTCCTCCTTCAAATTACAAGGCTACGGTTTCACCGTTCAGCTTGGTCGCAACGATAGGAATACTTCCGATAATAGCTATCTTCACTTACCCCTGGATGCAAGCTACTCCTGCTGTTGCAGCTGAAGTGAAGAAAGAGAAGTTTCTGAAGTACGGAGTTTATGTCCCTCTTCTCGTCACTGGACTCCTTGTAACTTTGGGTTTCCTACTGATGTACGAAGCCGGTGGGTATTACTTCACCAATTACGAGTTCATAAACAACGGGTTTACATACACCTTCTGGACAGTGGCTATGGGTCTAACTAATAACCTTCCTCTTCAGGCTGTGTTAGGTATAGGACTAATAATGTGGGAGTTCTCAATCCTGGCTTACGGTGTGATAGTGTTCGCCAGATACATATTCGCGATGGCGTTTGATAGGGTGTTTCCTGAGATATTTACAAGGCTCAACAGGGGAGGCTCTCCTGTTTATACTCATGTTTTCGACCTCGCTTTGACTCTGGGGTTACTGGTCTTCCCTGTGGTGTCTATAAGTGGTGCAACATCTCTCTATGGTGCTATAGTTATAGGAATGATATATTTCATGGTAGTGAGCATCGCAGCGTTTCTAATTTCTATGAGAGAGAAAATATACACACTTCTACTCGCTTCTGTCATGGAGGTCGCCTACTTTGCATTCCTTACATATGAGGCTGTAACGAATCCTACATTTTCGTTCATAAACGCTAACGGGAGTCCGAACCCAGTAACGTTGACTTTCGTGGTTCTAGCCTTCGTTATCGGTGCTGTCATATATCTTGCTTCCAAGTTCTACAATAAGAAGAAGGGAGTCGATATAGACATGGCATACAAGGAAATACCGCCCGAATGA
- a CDS encoding outer membrane protein assembly factor BamB family protein, whose amino-acid sequence MDKKVVVALVIVLIVGASLGFFLGHVSTSTSPSTTSSSTSSSTSSASTVSMSSTTSNVSFNVYMDGILFTDFYYPSNSPSADPSNFVMYGMTSNRDPVIAGHLNVSWITPLMGNFEQNMTLWNQLNKEYGKSFGAAYRQATGIAVGPTEANGMVYVASDAGWVYGINEMNGKIVFMLYTPGTLSMWEPLIYHGVGLVGLGGAMFDYQQGALNGFGGGHRGQYTGINGLLAFNATDGKPLWLDLTRSQAMPTGVINDGIVYWDDGDGVIHATNITDGKTLWTFQYDGSGNMASLDFYHGIVIAGFSQAYPTNTSAIVGVYASNGSEAWMIKLPYATTSAVGDAVMSVYDGYVVDGFLGYGNGSLPLLNHIYSMQVLLVANATTGNVIWTANVTDGFVHPGDTNNGYNPEIIGEVIYEPTIEGNVIAYNITDGKIIWSSPKLSNGVLQAAPTYYDGYLFVPAGSTIAVLNSTNGDLVNVFHTQFIMRQQMIIVGNTLIEASGTNYVFAVPVYNVIHESSI is encoded by the coding sequence ATGGATAAAAAAGTGGTCGTAGCTCTCGTGATTGTTTTGATTGTGGGAGCGAGCTTAGGTTTCTTTTTAGGTCATGTTTCAACGTCAACATCTCCTTCAACAACTTCATCGTCGACCTCATCGTCTACGTCATCAGCGTCCACAGTTTCTATGTCTTCTACAACCTCTAATGTAAGCTTCAACGTATATATGGACGGAATCCTCTTCACCGATTTCTATTACCCTTCAAATTCTCCATCAGCGGATCCCTCAAATTTCGTCATGTACGGAATGACATCTAATAGAGACCCAGTGATCGCTGGTCATCTTAACGTTTCTTGGATAACTCCACTAATGGGAAACTTCGAGCAAAACATGACCCTATGGAACCAACTGAACAAGGAATACGGGAAATCCTTCGGTGCAGCGTACAGACAGGCTACGGGAATAGCCGTAGGTCCCACTGAAGCAAACGGGATGGTATATGTAGCAAGTGACGCTGGTTGGGTGTACGGAATAAACGAGATGAACGGAAAGATTGTCTTCATGCTTTATACTCCGGGAACTCTGAGCATGTGGGAGCCTCTGATCTATCACGGTGTAGGGTTAGTAGGTTTAGGTGGAGCTATGTTTGACTATCAACAGGGAGCTCTGAACGGATTCGGAGGAGGTCATAGGGGACAATACACTGGTATAAATGGGTTACTTGCTTTCAACGCTACTGATGGGAAACCCCTGTGGCTCGATTTAACCAGATCTCAAGCAATGCCTACCGGAGTTATAAATGACGGAATAGTCTACTGGGATGATGGAGACGGTGTAATTCACGCTACTAACATAACTGACGGAAAGACGTTGTGGACTTTCCAATATGACGGAAGCGGAAACATGGCATCTCTTGACTTCTATCACGGGATAGTTATAGCTGGCTTCTCACAAGCTTATCCTACTAACACGTCTGCAATAGTAGGAGTTTACGCATCTAACGGAAGTGAGGCATGGATGATCAAGTTGCCCTACGCTACTACGTCCGCAGTGGGAGACGCAGTAATGAGCGTGTATGACGGATATGTAGTGGACGGGTTCTTAGGTTATGGGAACGGAAGCCTTCCTTTATTGAATCACATTTATTCAATGCAAGTCCTGTTAGTAGCTAATGCAACTACAGGCAACGTGATATGGACTGCCAATGTCACTGACGGATTCGTGCACCCAGGCGACACTAACAACGGTTATAATCCTGAGATCATAGGAGAGGTCATTTACGAACCTACGATAGAAGGTAATGTAATAGCATATAACATCACTGACGGAAAGATCATCTGGTCTTCACCGAAACTCTCCAACGGAGTGCTCCAAGCTGCTCCTACATATTACGACGGATATCTATTTGTTCCAGCAGGATCTACCATAGCAGTACTCAACTCTACCAACGGAGACTTGGTGAACGTCTTCCACACTCAGTTTATAATGAGACAGCAGATGATCATAGTCGGTAACACTCTAATTGAAGCTAGCGGTACTAATTACGTCTTCGCTGTTCCAGTATACAATGTGATTCATGAGAGCTCTATTTAA